Proteins from one Deinococcus sp. AB2017081 genomic window:
- the hisD gene encoding histidinol dehydrogenase, which yields MQVLEGPAARAALTRSFAEIPVPDAVLSRIESMFGEPLTPDQVVERILADVRARGDDALLDWTEKLDGSRPEALAVDAAEIAAATVPDDLHAAIRTAIDRVRAFYGQQPAHGFLTHGPDGALGQLVRPIGRVGVYVPGGLAPLISTLIHTAVPAQVAGVPEIVVTTPPDRSGRIHPAILVAARELGISQVFGVGGAQAIGALAYGTASLPAVDKIAGPGNLFVVIAKRMVYGQAGIESLPGPTETLVVADDSADARFVAADLLAQAEHLGAEPVLVSTSRDLLVRVQAELNGQLEALPEPNRSWARDSVASRMKVVLAADLDEALELSNLYAPEHLCLLTRDPWSVLGRVTRAGGVFIGEHSMEALGDYVAGPSHVMPTGGTARFMSPVNVRDFQTIISVVGVNEATLRRIGPAGVTLARAEGLEAHARAIESRLLPAPPDA from the coding sequence ATGCAAGTCCTCGAAGGCCCAGCGGCCCGCGCCGCGCTGACCCGCAGTTTTGCCGAGATCCCCGTCCCGGACGCCGTCCTGTCCCGTATCGAGTCGATGTTCGGTGAGCCGCTGACCCCCGATCAGGTCGTGGAACGCATCCTGGCCGACGTCCGTGCCCGTGGCGACGACGCCCTGCTTGACTGGACGGAGAAGCTCGACGGTTCCCGCCCCGAGGCGCTGGCCGTGGACGCGGCCGAGATCGCCGCCGCCACCGTCCCGGACGACCTGCACGCCGCGATCCGCACCGCGATCGACCGGGTGCGGGCCTTCTACGGGCAGCAGCCTGCACACGGCTTCCTGACCCACGGCCCGGACGGCGCGCTGGGGCAGCTCGTGCGGCCGATCGGGCGGGTGGGCGTGTACGTGCCCGGTGGGCTGGCCCCGCTGATCAGCACCCTGATCCACACCGCCGTGCCCGCCCAGGTGGCCGGCGTGCCCGAGATCGTCGTGACCACGCCACCGGACCGTTCGGGGCGCATCCACCCCGCGATCCTGGTGGCCGCGCGGGAACTGGGGATCTCGCAGGTCTTTGGCGTGGGGGGGGCGCAGGCCATCGGAGCCCTCGCGTACGGCACCGCCAGCCTGCCCGCCGTGGACAAGATCGCGGGGCCGGGGAACCTGTTCGTGGTGATCGCCAAGCGCATGGTGTATGGCCAGGCGGGGATCGAGAGCCTGCCCGGCCCGACCGAGACGCTGGTGGTGGCCGACGACAGCGCCGATGCCCGCTTCGTGGCGGCGGACCTGCTCGCGCAGGCCGAGCACCTGGGGGCCGAGCCGGTGCTCGTCTCGACCAGCCGTGACCTGCTGGTGCGGGTGCAGGCTGAACTGAATGGGCAACTCGAAGCGCTGCCCGAACCCAACCGGAGCTGGGCACGCGACAGCGTGGCCTCGCGCATGAAGGTCGTCCTGGCCGCCGATCTGGACGAGGCGCTGGAGCTCTCGAACCTGTACGCGCCCGAGCACCTGTGCCTGCTCACCCGCGATCCGTGGAGCGTGCTGGGCCGTGTGACCCGTGCGGGTGGGGTCTTCATCGGGGAGCACTCCATGGAGGCGCTGGGCGACTATGTGGCCGGCCCCAGCCACGTCATGCCGACCGGCGGCACGGCGCGGTTCATGAGTCCGGTCAACGTCCGCGACTTCCAGACCATCATCAGCGTGGTGGGCGTGAATGAGGCGACCCTGCGGCGCATCGGCCCGGCCGGCGTCACCCTGGCCCGTGCCGAGGGACTGGAGGCCCACGCCCGCGCCATCGAGAGCCGCCTGCTGCCGGCCCCGCCGGACGCGTAG
- a CDS encoding phosphodiesterase, whose amino-acid sequence MLVVQLSDPHIDALRPDKAAAFGRAVEHVRTLPMRPDAVLITGDCTDHGRQDEYDVLQSLLAPLDMPVYVVPGNHDDRAAMLERFGHLGTQRLDGFLHYVVDDLPVRLIGLDTQVPGQGGGELCDRRLAWLDARLDEARARPTLLFMHHPPLVSGLDVMDAIGLEGSARLCDLVLQHPHVARVVAGHVHMAVTTTFGNSTLMTCPGTDATFQPDLSHPAQLILQYQPPLALLHTWSEPTGLLSFTHFLDDAPWITLHDGQRWAPTEPTAHPAH is encoded by the coding sequence ATGCTCGTCGTGCAGCTCAGTGATCCCCACATCGACGCCCTGCGCCCGGACAAGGCCGCCGCCTTCGGACGGGCGGTCGAGCACGTGAGGACGCTGCCCATGCGGCCAGACGCGGTGCTGATCACCGGCGACTGCACAGATCACGGCCGGCAGGACGAATATGACGTCCTGCAGAGCCTGCTGGCCCCGCTGGACATGCCGGTGTATGTGGTGCCGGGCAACCACGACGACCGCGCCGCGATGCTTGAGCGCTTCGGACACCTGGGCACGCAGCGTCTGGACGGCTTCCTGCACTACGTGGTCGACGACCTGCCGGTGCGCCTGATCGGGCTGGACACGCAGGTGCCCGGACAGGGCGGCGGCGAGCTGTGCGACCGCCGCCTGGCGTGGCTGGACGCCCGCCTGGACGAGGCGCGTGCCCGGCCCACGCTGCTGTTCATGCACCACCCGCCGCTGGTCAGCGGTCTGGATGTCATGGACGCGATCGGCCTGGAGGGCAGCGCCCGGCTGTGCGACCTGGTGCTGCAGCACCCGCACGTGGCCCGCGTGGTCGCCGGACACGTCCACATGGCCGTGACCACCACCTTCGGCAACAGCACCCTGATGACCTGCCCCGGCACCGACGCCACCTTCCAGCCGGATCTGAGCCACCCCGCGCAGCTGATCCTGCAGTACCAGCCGCCGCTGGCGCTGCTGCACACCTGGAGCGAGCCCACCGGCCTGCTGAGCTTCACCCACTTCCTAGACGACGCCCCGTGGATCACGCTGCACGACGGACAGCGGTGGGCCCCCACCGAGCCCACCGCTCACCCGGCGCACTGA
- a CDS encoding DUF4394 domain-containing protein → MKTLALIVLPTLALAACAQPGTSAPTAPAGQIAYGLTTSGRVATFGLDNPAASVSSVAITGVASGESVVDIDVRNTDNRLYGVTGAGRVYVIDPVTGAATADGASVTSTAVVAMDFNPVANRLRVIGQNDANFRLTVNSAPVPQASPAGTLTADGTFAFTSSTANPNLAGAAYTNSFDNSASTAVVPTATALYSVDADTDQLILHSNNTTATPALPTGNFSSLSSVGALGTDISVGMTGFDIAGASSAFLSSAMNGSTTLYTVDLATGAATSKGTLSGTALTSLALKLPAQ, encoded by the coding sequence ATGAAGACGCTTGCCCTGATCGTGCTGCCGACCCTTGCCCTCGCCGCCTGCGCCCAGCCTGGGACGTCGGCCCCGACCGCTCCTGCCGGACAGATCGCGTATGGGCTGACCACGTCTGGACGGGTCGCCACCTTCGGCCTGGACAATCCCGCCGCCAGCGTGAGCAGCGTGGCGATCACCGGTGTGGCCAGCGGTGAGAGCGTGGTGGACATCGATGTCCGCAACACCGACAACCGGCTGTACGGCGTGACCGGTGCCGGCAGGGTCTACGTGATCGATCCCGTGACCGGTGCGGCCACCGCCGACGGGGCCAGCGTGACCAGCACCGCCGTGGTCGCCATGGACTTCAACCCGGTCGCCAACCGCCTGCGCGTGATCGGCCAGAACGACGCGAACTTCCGCCTGACTGTGAACAGCGCGCCGGTGCCCCAAGCCTCTCCGGCCGGCACCCTGACGGCCGACGGCACCTTCGCGTTCACCTCGAGCACGGCCAACCCCAACCTGGCCGGCGCGGCGTACACCAACTCCTTCGACAACAGCGCGTCGACGGCTGTGGTGCCCACCGCCACGGCGCTGTACTCGGTCGATGCCGACACCGATCAGCTGATCCTGCACTCGAACAACACCACGGCCACCCCCGCCCTGCCGACCGGCAACTTCAGCAGCCTGAGCAGCGTGGGGGCCCTGGGCACGGACATCAGCGTGGGCATGACCGGTTTCGACATTGCCGGCGCCAGCAGCGCGTTCCTGAGCAGCGCCATGAATGGCAGCACCACCCTGTACACGGTCGATCTGGCGACCGGCGCGGCGACCAGCAAGGGCACCCTGAGCGGCACCGCCCTGACCTCGCTGGCCCTGAAACTCCCGGCCCAGTAA